In a single window of the Bradyrhizobium sp. ORS 285 genome:
- a CDS encoding valine--tRNA ligase produces the protein MIEKNYQPADLEGRMSLVWEDARAFSAGRPDRRGADPFTIVIPPPNVTGSLHMGHALNNTLQDILCRFERMRGRDVLWQPGTDHAGIATQMVVERQLMERQQPGRREMGREKFLERVWQWKDESGGTIINQLKRLGASCDWGRERFTMDEGLSKAVVKVFVELHRAGLIYKDKRLVNWDPKLLTAISDLEVQQIEVKGNLWYLRYPIEGKTFSPEDPSSFIVVATTRPETMLGDSAVAVHPDDERYQHLVGKRVILPLVGREIPIVADTYSDPEKGTGAVKITPAHDFNDFEVGRRHGLPQISILDREGCIALVDNEDYLRGLPEGSEEFAKEFHGVERFAARKKILERLEAFGFLERIEPNTHMVPHGDRSGVVIEPYLTDQWYVDAKTLAQPAIAAVRSGATTFVPRNWEKTYFEWMENIQPWCISRQLWWGHQIPAWYGPDGKVFVAETEEEAVGHAIGYYVEQEVITAEQGREMALDRNKREGFITRDEDVLDTWFSSALWPFSTLGWPDDTPEVKRYYPTNVLVTGFDIIFFWVARMMMMGLHFMKEVPFSTVYIHALVRDEKGAKMSKSKGNVIDPLALIDEHGADALRFTLAAMAAQGRDIKLSTQRVEGYRKFANKLWNASRFAEMNGCAVPEGFDPAAAKETLNRWIAHEAAAATREVTEALEAYRFNDAANAIYRFVWDVYCDWYVELSKPTLLGEEGPAKDETKAMVAWARDEILKLLHPFMPFITEALWESTAKRESLLTLAPWPHRVDTPTVAEIAALSAASFGDPLVPPVLVSFDAASFKDEAAEAEIGWVVDLVTAIRSVRAEMNIPPATLMPLALVGASAETKDRAPRWSEVIKRLARLSDISFADTAPEGSAQLVVRGEVAALPLKGVVDLAAERTRLGKEIAKADADIERVDKKLGNEKFVANAPEELVEEEKEKREAALARKAKFQEALSRLQGV, from the coding sequence ATGATCGAGAAGAATTACCAGCCCGCCGACCTCGAAGGCCGCATGTCCCTGGTCTGGGAGGATGCGCGCGCGTTCTCCGCCGGCCGCCCCGACCGCCGTGGGGCCGACCCCTTCACCATCGTGATCCCGCCGCCGAACGTCACCGGCTCGCTGCATATGGGGCACGCGCTCAACAACACGCTGCAGGACATTCTGTGCCGGTTCGAGCGCATGCGCGGCCGCGACGTGCTGTGGCAGCCGGGCACCGACCATGCGGGTATCGCCACCCAGATGGTGGTCGAGCGCCAGCTGATGGAGCGCCAGCAGCCGGGCCGCCGCGAGATGGGCCGCGAGAAGTTTCTCGAACGCGTCTGGCAGTGGAAGGACGAGAGCGGCGGCACCATCATCAACCAGCTCAAGCGCCTCGGCGCGTCCTGCGACTGGGGCCGCGAGCGCTTCACCATGGACGAGGGCCTGTCCAAGGCCGTCGTGAAGGTGTTCGTCGAGCTGCACCGCGCCGGCCTGATCTACAAGGACAAGCGGCTGGTCAACTGGGACCCCAAGCTTTTGACGGCTATCTCTGACCTCGAGGTCCAGCAGATCGAGGTCAAGGGTAACCTCTGGTATCTGCGCTATCCGATCGAAGGCAAGACCTTCAGCCCCGAGGATCCCTCGAGCTTCATCGTCGTCGCCACCACGCGTCCCGAGACCATGCTCGGCGACAGCGCCGTGGCCGTGCATCCCGATGACGAGCGCTATCAGCATCTCGTCGGCAAGCGCGTGATCCTGCCGCTGGTCGGGCGCGAGATCCCGATCGTCGCCGACACCTATTCCGATCCGGAGAAGGGCACCGGCGCGGTCAAGATCACGCCGGCGCACGACTTCAACGACTTCGAGGTCGGCCGCCGCCACGGCCTGCCGCAGATCAGCATTCTCGATCGCGAGGGCTGCATCGCCCTGGTGGACAACGAGGACTATCTGCGCGGCCTTCCCGAAGGCTCCGAGGAGTTCGCCAAGGAGTTTCATGGCGTCGAGCGTTTCGCCGCGCGCAAGAAGATCCTGGAGCGGCTGGAAGCGTTTGGCTTCCTCGAGCGTATCGAGCCGAACACGCACATGGTGCCGCATGGCGACCGCTCCGGCGTCGTCATCGAGCCGTATCTGACCGACCAGTGGTATGTCGACGCCAAGACCCTGGCGCAGCCGGCGATCGCGGCCGTGCGCTCGGGCGCGACGACGTTCGTGCCGCGCAACTGGGAGAAGACGTACTTCGAGTGGATGGAGAACATCCAGCCCTGGTGCATCTCGCGCCAGCTGTGGTGGGGCCATCAGATCCCGGCCTGGTACGGTCCCGACGGCAAGGTGTTCGTCGCCGAGACCGAGGAGGAGGCCGTCGGCCACGCCATCGGCTACTACGTCGAGCAGGAGGTCATCACGGCCGAGCAGGGCCGCGAGATGGCGCTCGACCGCAACAAGCGCGAGGGCTTCATCACGCGTGACGAAGATGTCCTCGACACCTGGTTCTCCTCGGCGCTGTGGCCGTTCTCGACGCTCGGCTGGCCCGACGATACGCCGGAGGTGAAGCGCTACTACCCGACCAACGTGCTGGTCACCGGCTTCGACATCATCTTCTTCTGGGTCGCCCGCATGATGATGATGGGCCTGCACTTCATGAAGGAGGTGCCGTTCTCGACCGTCTACATCCACGCGCTCGTCCGCGACGAGAAGGGCGCCAAGATGTCGAAGTCGAAGGGCAACGTCATCGATCCCTTGGCGCTGATCGACGAGCACGGCGCCGACGCGCTGCGCTTTACGCTCGCCGCGATGGCCGCCCAGGGCCGCGACATCAAGCTGTCGACGCAGCGCGTCGAGGGCTACCGCAAGTTCGCCAACAAGCTCTGGAACGCCAGCCGCTTCGCCGAGATGAACGGCTGTGCCGTTCCCGAGGGTTTTGATCCCGCCGCGGCCAAGGAGACGCTCAACCGCTGGATCGCGCACGAGGCGGCCGCCGCGACGCGCGAGGTCACCGAGGCGCTGGAGGCCTATCGCTTCAACGATGCGGCCAACGCGATCTACCGCTTCGTCTGGGACGTCTATTGCGACTGGTATGTCGAGCTCTCCAAGCCGACCTTGCTGGGCGAAGAGGGGCCGGCCAAGGACGAAACCAAGGCGATGGTCGCCTGGGCTCGCGACGAGATCCTCAAGTTGCTGCATCCCTTTATGCCCTTCATCACCGAGGCGCTGTGGGAGTCGACGGCGAAGCGTGAGAGCCTGCTGACGCTGGCGCCCTGGCCGCATCGTGTCGATACGCCGACGGTTGCCGAGATCGCCGCGTTGTCGGCCGCGAGCTTCGGCGATCCGCTGGTGCCGCCGGTGCTGGTGTCGTTCGACGCCGCCAGCTTCAAGGACGAGGCGGCGGAAGCGGAGATCGGCTGGGTGGTCGATCTCGTCACCGCGATCCGCTCGGTCCGCGCCGAGATGAACATCCCGCCGGCGACCCTGATGCCGCTCGCTCTCGTCGGCGCGTCCGCCGAGACGAAGGATCGCGCGCCGCGCTGGAGCGAGGTCATCAAGCGCCTCGCCAGGCTGTCGGACATCTCCTTCGCCGACACCGCGCCGGAAGGCTCCGCCCAACTCGTCGTCCGCGGCGAGGTGGCGGCGCTGCCGCTCAAGGGCGTCGTCGATCTCGCCGCCGAGCGCACCCGGCTGGGCAAGGAAATCGCCAAGGCCGATGCGGACATCGAGCGCGTCGACAAGAAGCTCGGCAACGAGAAGTTCGTCGCCAACGCGCCGGAGGAGCTCGTCGAGGAGGAGAAGGAGAAGCGCGAGGCGGCGCTGGCGCGCAAGGCCAAGTTCCAGGAGGCGCTGTCGCGGCTGCAGGGCGTCTGA
- a CDS encoding GRP family sugar transporter has translation MDPIATILMLLAGLLHATWHAIVKTGSSVSILAGMGLVSSVLTLPFLFFVPAPSPSTWPILLASLVLHAGYKISLATAYRSAEFGRAYPIARGTVPLFATLLAYLGLQQWPHAGQLTGIAVIVVGILGLARDRVHGAIDRRAFAAAILAAAMVAAYSVIDAAGTRQPEGWASFTAWVIVLDSLVFFIVATLQRGPGIMSDIRESLVAVLIAGLLGLTSFAVFLWALSRNPIANVVAFRECSVLFATLIGVLVLKERATPQRLGCAALIAVGLVIVAVLKPV, from the coding sequence TTGGACCCGATTGCCACAATCCTGATGCTGCTCGCAGGTCTGCTTCACGCGACCTGGCATGCCATCGTCAAGACCGGCAGCAGCGTCTCAATCCTTGCCGGCATGGGCCTTGTGAGCAGCGTGCTGACGCTGCCCTTTCTGTTCTTCGTCCCGGCGCCTTCGCCATCAACCTGGCCAATCCTCCTCGCCTCGCTGGTCTTGCACGCCGGCTACAAGATCAGTCTCGCGACGGCCTACCGCTCGGCCGAGTTCGGACGCGCTTATCCAATCGCCCGCGGAACCGTGCCGCTGTTCGCCACGCTGCTCGCCTATCTCGGGCTGCAACAATGGCCTCACGCCGGACAGCTGACCGGCATTGCAGTCATCGTCGTCGGCATTCTCGGGCTGGCGCGCGACCGCGTTCACGGTGCGATTGACCGCCGTGCGTTCGCGGCCGCGATTCTTGCCGCTGCAATGGTCGCCGCCTACTCCGTCATTGATGCCGCAGGCACGCGGCAACCGGAGGGATGGGCCTCGTTCACCGCCTGGGTGATCGTGCTCGACAGCCTCGTGTTCTTCATCGTGGCGACACTACAGCGCGGTCCGGGCATCATGTCCGATATCCGCGAGTCCCTCGTGGCCGTGCTGATCGCAGGCCTGTTGGGTCTCACGTCTTTCGCCGTGTTCCTGTGGGCGCTGAGCCGTAATCCGATCGCGAACGTGGTCGCCTTCCGCGAATGCAGCGTCCTGTTTGCGACGTTGATCGGCGTACTGGTCCTCAAGGAGCGCGCAACACCGCAGCGGCTGGGCTGCGCCGCGCTCATAGCAGTGGGACTGGTGATTGTCGCAGTGCTCAAGCCAGTCTGA
- a CDS encoding NUDIX domain-containing protein codes for MPISDHLKAVRSKIGHDLLATTAVSISVFDDTGRILLGRDAETNLWTLPGGAIDPNEHPADAASRECFEETGLVVRPQRLLGVFGGPEFMIRYPNGDLTYYTVIAFEAVVIGGTLTPDGDEIASLRFVDRQEWEQLPVSPSSRIISRQAFDRDPVPYFAAAGWRPES; via the coding sequence ATGCCGATTTCCGATCATCTCAAAGCCGTGCGCAGCAAGATCGGCCACGACCTCCTGGCAACCACCGCAGTTTCCATCTCAGTGTTCGACGATACCGGCCGCATCTTGCTGGGGCGCGACGCCGAGACGAATCTTTGGACCCTGCCTGGCGGCGCCATTGACCCGAATGAGCATCCAGCCGACGCGGCCAGCCGCGAATGTTTCGAGGAGACCGGGCTCGTGGTCCGGCCGCAGCGCCTGCTCGGCGTATTCGGCGGCCCCGAATTCATGATTCGCTACCCCAATGGCGACCTGACCTACTATACGGTGATCGCCTTCGAGGCAGTGGTCATCGGCGGCACGCTGACGCCCGATGGAGACGAGATTGCCTCGCTGAGATTCGTCGATCGGCAGGAATGGGAACAGCTCCCGGTCTCGCCATCGAGCCGAATCATCTCGCGCCAGGCGTTCGATCGCGACCCCGTTCCCTATTTTGCGGCAGCGGGCTGGCGGCCTGAGAGCTGA
- a CDS encoding TolC family outer membrane protein, producing MFGVKLVTAAAAAVLVMACAGPMPALADTIEAALVRAYQNNPQLNAQRAFVRATDEGVPQALSGYRPNVKLQATGGVSYTDLQTAPGAPAAHGLQRPRSVTLMANQTLYNGQQTANGVRKAEASVSGEREGLRVLEQNVLLSAATIYMDYLRDAAIVEVQRSNTRVLEQTLKQTRDRFNVGEVTRTDVAQSEAQLAAGRTQQLTAEANLTATRSNFRRIIGSEPVNLTPGSPVDRYLPPTLQQAVETALTESPAVTSAMYGIDIQFLTLKINEGALLPTVTLQASASESYETSVQSYKAFNAAATATLTVPIYQGGGEYALIRQSKETLAQRRLTLEQTRDQARSDVVSAWGKLLAGKAQVQSAQAQVSASEIALNGVREEAKAGQRTTLDVLNAQQALVNARVSLVTAQHDRVVASYSVLQTVGRLSPQVLNLPTTTYDPSVHYQQVRDSWAGVRTPDGR from the coding sequence ATGTTTGGGGTGAAGCTCGTCACCGCGGCGGCGGCTGCGGTTCTCGTGATGGCTTGTGCAGGCCCGATGCCTGCGCTTGCCGACACGATCGAGGCTGCGCTGGTGCGCGCCTATCAGAACAACCCGCAACTGAACGCGCAGCGGGCTTTCGTGCGCGCGACCGACGAAGGCGTCCCCCAGGCGCTGTCGGGATATCGCCCTAACGTGAAGCTGCAGGCGACCGGCGGCGTCTCGTATACGGACTTGCAGACGGCTCCTGGCGCGCCGGCGGCCCACGGCCTGCAGAGGCCGCGTAGCGTCACTTTGATGGCCAACCAGACGCTCTACAACGGTCAGCAGACGGCCAATGGCGTCCGGAAGGCCGAGGCGAGCGTCTCCGGTGAGCGCGAAGGCCTGCGGGTCCTTGAGCAGAACGTGCTGTTGTCGGCCGCCACCATCTATATGGACTATCTGCGTGACGCGGCGATCGTCGAGGTGCAGCGCAGCAATACGCGGGTGCTGGAGCAGACGCTGAAGCAGACGCGCGACCGCTTCAATGTCGGCGAAGTCACCCGCACGGACGTTGCGCAGTCCGAGGCGCAGCTCGCGGCCGGCCGGACGCAGCAGCTCACGGCCGAAGCGAATCTGACTGCAACCCGGTCCAATTTCCGCCGCATCATCGGCAGCGAACCAGTCAATCTCACGCCGGGCTCACCTGTCGATCGGTACCTGCCCCCGACGCTCCAGCAGGCGGTGGAGACGGCCCTGACCGAAAGCCCCGCCGTCACCTCCGCGATGTACGGCATCGATATTCAGTTCCTTACGCTGAAGATCAACGAAGGAGCTCTGCTGCCGACGGTCACGCTCCAGGCCTCGGCGAGCGAATCGTATGAAACCTCGGTCCAGTCGTACAAGGCGTTCAATGCCGCGGCGACGGCAACCCTCACCGTGCCGATCTATCAGGGCGGTGGTGAATATGCGTTGATCCGGCAGTCGAAGGAGACGCTCGCTCAGCGCCGTCTCACCCTCGAACAGACGCGCGATCAGGCTCGTTCCGACGTGGTATCGGCATGGGGCAAGCTGCTGGCCGGCAAGGCTCAGGTGCAATCGGCGCAGGCTCAGGTCTCAGCCTCGGAGATCGCCCTGAACGGCGTCCGCGAGGAAGCCAAGGCCGGCCAGCGTACGACGCTCGACGTGCTCAACGCCCAGCAGGCGCTGGTCAATGCCCGGGTATCGCTGGTGACCGCCCAGCACGACCGCGTCGTCGCGTCCTATTCGGTTCTGCAGACGGTCGGGCGTCTGTCGCCGCAGGTTCTGAACCTGCCAACCACCACCTACGATCCGAGCGTGCACTACCAGCAGGTCCGGGACAGCTGGGCGGGTGTGCGGACCCCCGATGGTCGTTAG
- a CDS encoding DNA-3-methyladenine glycosylase: MAQKPAKTPGVSRPRTRGAGKRLTRSFFARDVLQVAPELIGATFLVDGVGGVIVEVEAYHHTDPAAHSFRGPTPRNQVMFGPPGFAYVYRSYGIHWCVNFVCEPEGSASAVLIRAIEPTLGIDEMRRRRGLEDVRMLCSGPGKLTEAMGVTIAHNALPLDASPIELFARPDDVEVVTGVRIGITKAVEKPWRFGLKGSRFLSKPFPPSSRGA, translated from the coding sequence ATGGCGCAAAAACCGGCAAAAACTCCCGGAGTTTCACGGCCTCGGACACGCGGCGCAGGCAAGCGGCTCACGCGGTCGTTCTTCGCCCGCGATGTGCTCCAGGTGGCCCCCGAACTGATCGGGGCGACGTTCCTGGTCGACGGCGTCGGCGGCGTGATCGTCGAGGTCGAGGCCTATCACCACACCGACCCGGCCGCGCATTCGTTCCGCGGGCCCACCCCGCGCAACCAGGTGATGTTCGGCCCGCCCGGCTTTGCCTACGTCTACCGCTCCTACGGCATCCATTGGTGCGTGAACTTCGTTTGCGAGCCGGAGGGCTCGGCGAGCGCCGTGCTGATCCGGGCGATCGAGCCGACGCTGGGGATCGACGAGATGAGGCGGCGGCGCGGGCTGGAGGATGTGCGGATGCTATGCTCGGGGCCGGGCAAGCTGACGGAGGCGATGGGCGTGACGATCGCGCACAACGCGCTGCCGCTCGATGCTTCCCCGATCGAGCTGTTCGCGCGACCTGACGATGTCGAGGTCGTCACGGGCGTCCGCATCGGCATCACCAAGGCAGTGGAGAAGCCTTGGCGCTTCGGCCTGAAAGGCTCGCGCTTCCTGAGCAAGCCCTTCCCACCGTCATCGCGAGGAGCGTAA
- a CDS encoding protein-L-isoaspartate O-methyltransferase, with protein sequence MSSFATARQKMVDGQVRTNDVTDHRVLDALLTVPREAYVPADRQALAYLDLDLDVSESPAAKRFLIKPMLIGKMLQAAEIKPTDSVLVVGCATGYLAALAAKLAGSVIATEVDPALEGHAKQLLAAAEGCPVAIRVAPAVQGDPADGRFDVILLNGATEIPVDGLCRQLKEGGRLVGVFAKTKPARAMIFTRSHGDIGSRVLFDAAAPVVPGLERVPEFVF encoded by the coding sequence ATGTCTTCATTCGCGACGGCGCGCCAGAAAATGGTCGATGGTCAGGTCCGGACCAACGACGTCACCGATCACCGCGTGCTCGACGCATTGCTGACCGTGCCGCGCGAGGCCTATGTGCCAGCCGATCGGCAGGCGCTGGCTTATCTCGATCTCGACCTCGATGTATCTGAATCACCGGCAGCGAAGCGGTTCCTCATCAAGCCCATGCTGATCGGGAAAATGTTGCAGGCCGCCGAGATCAAGCCGACCGACAGTGTGCTCGTGGTGGGCTGCGCCACCGGCTATCTCGCGGCCCTTGCCGCCAAGCTGGCCGGCAGCGTGATCGCGACCGAGGTCGACCCGGCCTTGGAAGGGCACGCCAAGCAGTTGCTGGCTGCTGCGGAAGGCTGCCCGGTCGCGATTCGCGTCGCACCCGCTGTGCAGGGCGATCCGGCCGACGGTCGCTTCGACGTGATTCTGTTGAATGGCGCCACCGAGATCCCGGTGGATGGCCTTTGCCGCCAGCTCAAGGAAGGCGGCCGCCTGGTCGGCGTGTTTGCCAAGACGAAGCCCGCACGTGCCATGATCTTTACGCGATCGCATGGTGACATCGGCAGCAGGGTCCTGTTCGATGCCGCGGCACCGGTTGTTCCCGGTCTCGAACGCGTCCCCGAGTTCGTGTTTTAA
- a CDS encoding type II toxin-antitoxin system RatA family toxin, whose protein sequence is MPRFSNKRRVAHTADKMFDLVADVERYPEFVPLCERLVVRQRNAKPDGTEVVVADMTVSFKLVKETFTSRVTLDRAKRNILVEYVSGPFSSLENRWSFEPREQGACEVTFFIAYEFKSRMLAMLMGSMFDTIFARMSAAFEKRADAIYGRKPAVSST, encoded by the coding sequence ATGCCGAGATTTTCCAACAAGCGCCGCGTCGCGCACACGGCCGACAAGATGTTCGACCTCGTCGCCGATGTCGAGCGCTATCCGGAGTTCGTGCCGCTGTGCGAGCGGCTGGTGGTGCGCCAGCGCAATGCGAAGCCTGATGGTACCGAGGTCGTCGTCGCCGACATGACGGTGTCGTTCAAGCTGGTGAAGGAGACTTTCACCAGCCGCGTTACGCTGGATCGCGCCAAGCGCAACATCCTGGTCGAATATGTCAGCGGGCCGTTCTCCAGCCTGGAAAACCGCTGGAGCTTCGAGCCGCGTGAGCAGGGCGCCTGCGAGGTGACGTTCTTCATCGCCTACGAGTTCAAGAGCCGCATGCTGGCGATGCTGATGGGCTCGATGTTCGACACCATCTTCGCGCGGATGTCTGCGGCGTTCGAGAAGCGGGCGGACGCGATCTACGGGCGCAAGCCGGCGGTGTCGTCGACCTAA
- a CDS encoding PopZ family protein, protein MTQPAKVQEPSMEEILASIRRIIADDEAKPPAAEKAAAPEPLKAEKPAAPAPAPKPVMNDIPPSKIAPAAAKPAPPPAPPPPAAGPSNSQDDIDALLAGLDETPPVAEARPPEPEPEPEPEVLELTDDMAVAPPPAPAPAPAAASFKKVEPQDDIEFIEAGRLNKKAVSFETPFEPVAPKQPILAPQTVNAVESAFNALANTVLSNNARTLEDLVKEMLRPMLKSWLDDNLPALVERIVKAEIERVSRGGR, encoded by the coding sequence ATGACGCAGCCTGCAAAGGTCCAAGAACCCTCCATGGAGGAGATTCTGGCGTCGATCCGGCGTATCATTGCCGACGATGAAGCCAAGCCGCCGGCCGCGGAGAAGGCGGCGGCGCCGGAGCCCCTGAAGGCCGAGAAGCCGGCTGCGCCCGCACCGGCGCCGAAGCCGGTCATGAACGACATCCCGCCGTCCAAGATTGCTCCGGCTGCCGCGAAGCCCGCGCCGCCGCCGGCACCACCGCCGCCTGCGGCAGGACCGAGCAACAGTCAGGACGACATTGACGCATTGCTGGCGGGTTTGGATGAGACGCCTCCAGTCGCAGAGGCTCGGCCACCGGAACCCGAGCCTGAGCCCGAACCAGAAGTACTCGAGTTGACGGACGACATGGCCGTGGCACCACCACCCGCTCCAGCACCCGCCCCAGCCGCTGCTTCCTTCAAGAAAGTGGAGCCGCAGGACGACATCGAATTCATCGAGGCAGGCCGGTTGAACAAGAAGGCTGTCAGCTTCGAGACCCCGTTCGAGCCGGTGGCGCCGAAGCAGCCGATCCTGGCCCCGCAGACGGTCAATGCCGTTGAGTCGGCGTTCAACGCGCTCGCCAATACGGTGCTGAGCAACAACGCCCGGACGCTGGAGGATCTCGTCAAGGAGATGCTGCGCCCGATGCTCAAATCCTGGCTGGACGACAATCTGCCGGCCTTGGTCGAGCGCATCGTCAAGGCCGAGATCGAGCGCGTCTCGCGCGGCGGCCGCTGA
- the lipA gene encoding lipoyl synthase yields MVTIVDINANTPLRPRHPEKVNRPDSVSPAKPSWIRVKAPTTRGYADTRNIVRENGLVTVCEEAGCPNIGECWDKKHATFMIMGDTCTRACAFCNVKTGMPAALDAVEPEHVAEATFKLGLAHVVVTSVDRDDLTDGGAAHIAATIRAIRAKCPTTTIEVLTPDFLRKDGALEQVVAAKPDVFNHNLETVPSRYLSVRPGARYFHSIRLLQRVKEIDPTIFTKSGIMVGLGEQRHEVLQVMDDLRSAEVDFLTIGQYLQPTKKHHAVMSFVTPEEFSNYETVAYTKGFLMVSASPLTRSSHHAGEDFAKLKAARDALAR; encoded by the coding sequence ATGGTCACGATCGTCGACATCAACGCGAACACGCCGCTGCGCCCTCGCCACCCCGAGAAGGTGAACCGGCCGGACTCGGTCTCGCCGGCCAAGCCCAGCTGGATCCGGGTCAAGGCGCCGACCACCCGCGGCTATGCCGACACCCGCAATATCGTGCGCGAGAACGGTCTCGTCACCGTGTGCGAGGAGGCCGGCTGTCCGAACATCGGCGAGTGCTGGGACAAGAAGCACGCCACCTTCATGATCATGGGCGACACCTGCACGCGGGCTTGCGCGTTCTGCAACGTCAAGACCGGCATGCCCGCCGCGCTCGACGCCGTTGAGCCGGAGCACGTTGCCGAAGCGACCTTCAAGCTCGGCCTCGCCCATGTCGTCGTCACCTCGGTCGACCGGGACGATCTCACCGACGGCGGCGCCGCCCATATCGCCGCGACCATTCGCGCCATCCGCGCGAAGTGCCCGACCACCACGATCGAGGTGCTGACGCCGGACTTCCTGCGCAAGGACGGCGCGCTGGAGCAGGTCGTCGCCGCCAAGCCGGATGTCTTCAACCACAATCTCGAGACGGTACCGTCGCGCTATCTCTCGGTCCGCCCCGGCGCGCGCTACTTCCACTCGATCCGGCTCTTGCAGCGGGTCAAGGAGATCGATCCGACCATCTTCACCAAGTCCGGCATCATGGTCGGGCTCGGCGAGCAGCGCCACGAGGTGCTGCAGGTGATGGACGATCTGCGCTCGGCCGAGGTCGATTTCCTGACCATCGGGCAATATCTGCAGCCGACCAAGAAGCACCACGCCGTGATGAGCTTCGTCACGCCAGAGGAGTTTTCGAACTACGAGACCGTCGCCTACACCAAGGGTTTTCTGATGGTGTCGGCGAGCCCGCTCACGCGCTCCTCGCACCACGCCGGCGAGGATTTTGCCAAGCTGAAGGCCGCGCGCGACGCGCTCGCGCGCTGA
- a CDS encoding response regulator: MTNILVVDDEVGVCCVIQHLLVREGYAVTAVTDGRLAMDAVARDDFAAALIDLNLADMDGNDVIRAARAARPNMPIVMMSGLVLESGRGTPDFLGLSARVVGLHRLAKPFKPRDLSQLMRDILMHESEPLAVPAMTRQ, from the coding sequence ATGACGAACATCCTGGTCGTCGATGACGAAGTCGGCGTGTGCTGTGTCATCCAGCATCTTTTGGTTCGCGAAGGCTACGCGGTCACGGCCGTCACCGATGGCCGGTTGGCGATGGATGCGGTCGCCCGCGACGACTTTGCCGCAGCCCTGATCGATCTGAACCTCGCCGATATGGACGGCAATGACGTCATCAGGGCGGCGCGAGCGGCCCGGCCGAACATGCCGATCGTGATGATGTCAGGCTTGGTGCTGGAATCCGGACGCGGCACTCCCGACTTCCTCGGTCTCTCGGCAAGGGTCGTCGGCCTGCATCGGCTGGCGAAGCCGTTCAAGCCGCGGGATCTGTCGCAATTGATGCGCGACATTCTGATGCATGAGAGTGAGCCCCTCGCCGTCCCAGCCATGACGCGGCAATAA
- a CDS encoding response regulator — MPTVLIIDDDSATRAALETLLKKKRFGVFLAPDGPTGIRLIGGVSFDAVVIDMFMPGMDGIATIRELIKIDPTVPFIAISGYAFTDKKQGAPDFLGMAIKLGATAALQKPFDILDLLEAVDRAIEVRQRLLIEARQPGAASTSVRRAS; from the coding sequence ATGCCTACTGTACTCATTATTGACGATGATTCCGCCACGCGCGCAGCGCTGGAAACATTATTGAAGAAGAAGCGGTTTGGCGTTTTCCTTGCGCCGGACGGTCCAACGGGCATCCGACTGATTGGCGGCGTGTCGTTCGACGCCGTCGTGATCGACATGTTCATGCCGGGCATGGATGGGATCGCAACCATCCGCGAGCTGATCAAGATCGATCCGACCGTGCCGTTCATCGCGATTTCCGGCTACGCCTTCACCGATAAGAAGCAGGGAGCTCCCGACTTCCTCGGCATGGCCATCAAGCTCGGCGCGACGGCAGCGTTGCAGAAGCCGTTCGACATTCTCGATCTGCTCGAAGCGGTGGATCGTGCGATCGAAGTTCGTCAGCGACTGCTGATCGAAGCCCGGCAACCTGGTGCCGCGTCTACATCTGTCAGGAGAGCATCATGA